A part of Ptychodera flava strain L36383 chromosome 11, AS_Pfla_20210202, whole genome shotgun sequence genomic DNA contains:
- the LOC139143164 gene encoding zinc finger protein 26-like: MVCKVCGRGFSKNEDLKRHIRTHTNGKLFDSKVCNRDFTQSGHLKNHTRTHIKEKAFVCKVCGKVFAQKGNLTCHIRIHTKEKLFVCKVCGKGFAQNGNLITHIRTHSNEKPFVCKVCGKGFTQSKSLKRHIRAHSNQKPFVCKVCGKGFGLNQSLKRHIRIHSDEKPFVCKVCGKGFGLNQSLKRHIRIHSDEKPFVCKVCGKGFGLNQSLERHIRIHSDEKPFVCKVCGKGFSQSGSLTIHTWTHTKEKPFVCSVCGKGFSHSGGLNSHIRTHSNEKPFVCKVCGKGFAQNGNLTCHIRKHTKETPFVCKICGKGFAHNGSLTCHVRTHTKEKPFVCKVCGKGFSQSGHLTLHIRTHTKEKPFVCKVCGKGFSQSGNLKSHNRTHSNEKPFVCKVCGKGFGLNQSLKRHISIHSDEKPFVCKVCGKGFSQCGGLHVHIRTHTNEKPFVCKVCGKGFGLNQSLKRHIRIHSDEKPFVCKVCDKGFSRSGHLKTHNRTHTVKKSHLSAKCVTKVFHRVEVLHFTPGHIQKKSHLSAKYVERVFHIVEV, from the coding sequence AtggtctgcaaagtgtgtggaagaggtttttcaaaaaatgaagatCTTAAACgccacatcaggacacataccAATGGAAAGCTGTTTGACTCCAAAGTGTGCAACCGAGATTTTACTCAAAGTGGGCATCTCAAAAACCACACCAGGACACATATAAAGGAAAAAGcctttgtctgcaaagtgtgtggtaaagTTTTTGCACAGAAAGGAAATCTTACATGTCACATCAGAatacatacaaaagaaaagctatttgtctgcaaagtgtgtggcaaagGTTTTGCACAGAATGGAAATCTCATAACTCATATCAGGACACActcaaatgaaaagccatttgtctgcaaagtatgtggcAAGGGTTTTACACAGAGTAAAAGTCTAAAACGCCACATCAGGGCACACTCAAAtcaaaagccatttgtctgcaaagtgtgtggcaagggttttGGATTAAACCAAAGTCTGAAACGCCACATCAGGATCCATTCagatgaaaagccatttgtctgcaaagtgtgtggcaagggttttGGATTAAACCAAAGTCTGAAACGCCACATCAGGATCCATTCagatgaaaagccatttgtctgcaaagtgtgtggcaagggttttGGATTAAACCAAAGTCTGGAACGCCACATCAGGATCCATTCagatgaaaagccatttgtctgcaaagtgtgtggcaagggttttTCACAGAGTGGAAGTCTTACAATTCACACCTGGacacatacaaaagaaaagccatttgtctgcagtgtgtgtggaaagggtttttCACATAGTGGAGGTCTAAATAGTCACATCAGGACACActcaaatgaaaagccatttgtctgcaaagtgtgtggcaaagGTTTTGCACAGAATGGAAATCTCACATGTCACATCAGGAAACATACAAAAGAAacgccatttgtctgcaaaataTGTGGTAAAGGTTTTGCACACAATGGAAGTCTCACATGTCAcgtcaggacacatacaaaagaaaagccatttgtctgcaaagtgtgtggcaagggttttTCACAGAGTGGACATCTTACActtcacatcaggacacatacaaaagaaaagccatttgtctgcaaagtgtgtggcaagggttttTCACAGAGTGGAAATCTCAAAAGTCATAACAGGACACActcaaatgaaaagccatttgtctgcaaagtgtgtggcaagggttttGGATTAAACCAAAGTCTGAAACGCCACATCAGTATCCATTCagatgaaaagccatttgtctgcaaagtgtgtggcaagggttttTCACAGTGTGGAGGTCTACAtgttcacatcaggacacatactaatgaaaagccatttgtctgcaaagtgtgtggcaagggttttGGATTAAACCAAAGTCTGAAACGCCACATCAGGATCCATTCagatgaaaagccatttgtctgcaaagtatgtgaCAAAGGTTTTTCACGGAGTGGACATCTCAAAACTCATAACAGGACACATACAGTtaagaaaagccatttgtctgcaaagtgtgtgacaAAGGTTTTTCACAGAGTGGAAGTCTTACACTTCACACCAGGacacatacaaaagaaaagccatttgtctgcaaaataTGTGGAAAGGGTTTTTCACATAGTGGAGGTCTAA